In Macaca fascicularis isolate 582-1 chromosome 15, T2T-MFA8v1.1, one genomic interval encodes:
- the LHX2 gene encoding LIM/homeobox protein Lhx2 isoform X1 has translation MLFHSLSGPEVHGVIDEMDRRAKSEAPAISSAIDRGDTETTMPSISSDRAALCAGCGGKISDRYYLLAVDKQWHMRCLKCCECKLNLESELTCFSKDGSIYCKEDYYRRFSVQRCARCHLGISASEMVMRARDLVYHLNCFTCTTCNKMLTTGDHFGMKDSLVYCRLHFEALLQGEYPAHFNHADVAAAAAAAAAAKSAGLGAAGANPLGLPYYNGVGTVQKGRPRKRKSPGPGADLAAYNAALSCNENDAEHLDRDQPYPSSQKTKRMRTSFKHHQLRTMKSYFAINHNPDAKDLKQLAQKTGLTKRVLQVWFQNARAKFRRNLLRQENTGVDKSTDTALQTGTPSGPASELSNASLSPSSTPTTLTDLTSPTLPTVTSVLTSVPGNLEGHEPHSPSQTTLTNLF, from the exons ATGCTGTTCCACAGTCTGTCGGGCCCCGAGGTGCACGGGGTCATCGACGAGATGGACCGTAGGGCCAAGAGCGAGGCTCCCGCCATCAGCTCCGCCATCGACCGCGGCGACACCGAGACG ACCATGCCGTCCATCAGCAGTGACCGCGCAGCGCTGTGCGCTGGCTGCGGGGGCAAGATCTCGGACCGCTACTACCTGCTGGCGGTGGACAAGCAGTGGCACATGCGCTGCCTCAAGTGCTGCGAGTGCAAGCTCAACCTGGAGTCGGAGCTCACCTGTTTCAGCAAAGACGGTAGCATCTACTGCAAGGAAGACTACTACAG GCGGTTCTCTGTGCAGCGCTGCGCCCGCTGCCACCTGGGCATCTCGGCCTCGGAGATGGTGATGCGCGCTCGGGACTTGGTTTATCACCTCAACTGCTTCACGTGCACCACGTGTAACAAGATGCTGACCACGGGCGATCACTTCGGCATGAAGGACAGCCTGGTCTACTGCCGCTTGCACTTCGAGGCGCTGCTGCAGGGCGAGTACCCCGCACACTTCAACCACGCTGACGTGGCAGCGGCGGCCGCTGCAGCCGCGGCAGCCAAGAGCGCGGGGCTAGGCGCAGCAGGGGCCAACCCTCTGGGTCTTCCCTACTACAATGGTGTGGGCACTGTGCAGAAGGGGCGGCCGAGGAAGCGCAAGAGCCCGGGCCCTGGTGCAGATCTGGCGGCCTACAACGCTG CGCTAAGCTGCAACGAAAACGACGCAGAGCACCTGGACCGTGACCAGCCATACCCGAGCAGCCAGAAGACCAAGCGCATGCGCACGTCCTTCAAACACCACCAGCTTCGGACCATGAAGTCTTACTTTGCCATTAACCACAACCCCGACGCCAAGGACTTGAAGCAGCTCGCGCAAAAGACGGGCCTCACCAAGCGGGTCCTCCAG GTCTGGTTCCAGAACGCCCGAGCCAAGTTCAGGCGCAACCTCTTACGGCAGGAAAACACGGGCGTGGACAAGTCGACAGACACGGCGCTGCAGACAGGGACGCCATCGGGCCCGGCCTCGGAGCTCTCCAACGCCTCCCTCAGCCCCTCCAGCACGCCCACCACCCTGACAGACTTGACTAGCCCCACCCTGCCAACTGTGACGTCCGTCTTAACTTCTGTGCCTGGCAACCTGGAGGGCCATGAGCCTCACAGCCCCTCACAAACGACTCTTACCAACCTTTTCTAA
- the LHX2 gene encoding LIM/homeobox protein Lhx2 isoform X3 — protein sequence MPSISSDRAALCAGCGGKISDRYYLLAVDKQWHMRCLKCCECKLNLESELTCFSKDGSIYCKEDYYRRFSVQRCARCHLGISASEMVMRARDLVYHLNCFTCTTCNKMLTTGDHFGMKDSLVYCRLHFEALLQGEYPAHFNHADVAAAAAAAAAAKSAGLGAAGANPLGLPYYNGVGTVQKGRPRKRKSPGPGADLAAYNAALSCNENDAEHLDRDQPYPSSQKTKRMRTSFKHHQLRTMKSYFAINHNPDAKDLKQLAQKTGLTKRVLQVWFQNARAKFRRNLLRQENTGVDKSTDTALQTGTPSGPASELSNASLSPSSTPTTLTDLTSPTLPTVTSVLTSVPGNLEGHEPHSPSQTTLTNLF from the exons ATGCCGTCCATCAGCAGTGACCGCGCAGCGCTGTGCGCTGGCTGCGGGGGCAAGATCTCGGACCGCTACTACCTGCTGGCGGTGGACAAGCAGTGGCACATGCGCTGCCTCAAGTGCTGCGAGTGCAAGCTCAACCTGGAGTCGGAGCTCACCTGTTTCAGCAAAGACGGTAGCATCTACTGCAAGGAAGACTACTACAG GCGGTTCTCTGTGCAGCGCTGCGCCCGCTGCCACCTGGGCATCTCGGCCTCGGAGATGGTGATGCGCGCTCGGGACTTGGTTTATCACCTCAACTGCTTCACGTGCACCACGTGTAACAAGATGCTGACCACGGGCGATCACTTCGGCATGAAGGACAGCCTGGTCTACTGCCGCTTGCACTTCGAGGCGCTGCTGCAGGGCGAGTACCCCGCACACTTCAACCACGCTGACGTGGCAGCGGCGGCCGCTGCAGCCGCGGCAGCCAAGAGCGCGGGGCTAGGCGCAGCAGGGGCCAACCCTCTGGGTCTTCCCTACTACAATGGTGTGGGCACTGTGCAGAAGGGGCGGCCGAGGAAGCGCAAGAGCCCGGGCCCTGGTGCAGATCTGGCGGCCTACAACGCTG CGCTAAGCTGCAACGAAAACGACGCAGAGCACCTGGACCGTGACCAGCCATACCCGAGCAGCCAGAAGACCAAGCGCATGCGCACGTCCTTCAAACACCACCAGCTTCGGACCATGAAGTCTTACTTTGCCATTAACCACAACCCCGACGCCAAGGACTTGAAGCAGCTCGCGCAAAAGACGGGCCTCACCAAGCGGGTCCTCCAG GTCTGGTTCCAGAACGCCCGAGCCAAGTTCAGGCGCAACCTCTTACGGCAGGAAAACACGGGCGTGGACAAGTCGACAGACACGGCGCTGCAGACAGGGACGCCATCGGGCCCGGCCTCGGAGCTCTCCAACGCCTCCCTCAGCCCCTCCAGCACGCCCACCACCCTGACAGACTTGACTAGCCCCACCCTGCCAACTGTGACGTCCGTCTTAACTTCTGTGCCTGGCAACCTGGAGGGCCATGAGCCTCACAGCCCCTCACAAACGACTCTTACCAACCTTTTCTAA
- the LHX2 gene encoding LIM/homeobox protein Lhx2 isoform X2 → MLFHSLSGPEVHGVIDEMDRRAKSEAPAISSAIDRGDTETTMPSISSDRAALCAGCGGKISDRYYLLAVDKQWHMRCLKCCECKLNLESELTCFSKDGSIYCKEDYYRRFSVQRCARCHLGISASEMVMRARDLVYHLNCFTCTTCNKMLTTGDHFGMKDSLVYCRLHFEALLQGEYPAHFNHADVAAAAAAAAAAKSAGLGAAGANPLGLPYYNGVGTVQKGRPRKRKSPGPGADLAAYNAALSCNENDAEHLDRDQPYPSSQKTKRMRTSFKHHQLRTMKSYFAINHNPDAKDLKQLAQKTGLTKRVLQINLEAAPPHPRTSTQGISLDLSSASQTLLEARSGSRTPEPSSGATSYGRKTRAWTSRQTRRCRQGRHRARPRSSPTPPSAPPARPPP, encoded by the exons ATGCTGTTCCACAGTCTGTCGGGCCCCGAGGTGCACGGGGTCATCGACGAGATGGACCGTAGGGCCAAGAGCGAGGCTCCCGCCATCAGCTCCGCCATCGACCGCGGCGACACCGAGACG ACCATGCCGTCCATCAGCAGTGACCGCGCAGCGCTGTGCGCTGGCTGCGGGGGCAAGATCTCGGACCGCTACTACCTGCTGGCGGTGGACAAGCAGTGGCACATGCGCTGCCTCAAGTGCTGCGAGTGCAAGCTCAACCTGGAGTCGGAGCTCACCTGTTTCAGCAAAGACGGTAGCATCTACTGCAAGGAAGACTACTACAG GCGGTTCTCTGTGCAGCGCTGCGCCCGCTGCCACCTGGGCATCTCGGCCTCGGAGATGGTGATGCGCGCTCGGGACTTGGTTTATCACCTCAACTGCTTCACGTGCACCACGTGTAACAAGATGCTGACCACGGGCGATCACTTCGGCATGAAGGACAGCCTGGTCTACTGCCGCTTGCACTTCGAGGCGCTGCTGCAGGGCGAGTACCCCGCACACTTCAACCACGCTGACGTGGCAGCGGCGGCCGCTGCAGCCGCGGCAGCCAAGAGCGCGGGGCTAGGCGCAGCAGGGGCCAACCCTCTGGGTCTTCCCTACTACAATGGTGTGGGCACTGTGCAGAAGGGGCGGCCGAGGAAGCGCAAGAGCCCGGGCCCTGGTGCAGATCTGGCGGCCTACAACGCTG CGCTAAGCTGCAACGAAAACGACGCAGAGCACCTGGACCGTGACCAGCCATACCCGAGCAGCCAGAAGACCAAGCGCATGCGCACGTCCTTCAAACACCACCAGCTTCGGACCATGAAGTCTTACTTTGCCATTAACCACAACCCCGACGCCAAGGACTTGAAGCAGCTCGCGCAAAAGACGGGCCTCACCAAGCGGGTCCTCCAG ATAAATCTAGAGGCCGCCCCACCCCATCCCAGGACGTCCACCCAAG gCATCTCTCTAGATTTatcttctgcctcccagactctCCTGGAAGCAAG GTCTGGTTCCAGAACGCCCGAGCCAAGTTCAGGCGCAACCTCTTACGGCAGGAAAACACGGGCGTGGACAAGTCGACAGACACGGCGCTGCAGACAGGGACGCCATCGGGCCCGGCCTCGGAGCTCTCCAACGCCTCCCTCAGCCCCTCCAGCACGCCCACCACCCTGA
- the LHX2 gene encoding LIM/homeobox protein Lhx2 isoform X4 — MLFHSLSGPEVHGVIDEMDRRAKSEAPAISSAIDRGDTETTMPSISSDRAALCAGCGGKISDRYYLLAVDKQWHMRCLKCCECKLNLESELTCFSKDGSIYCKEDYYRRFSVQRCARCHLGISASEMVMRARDLVYHLNCFTCTTCNKMLTTGDHFGMKDSLVYCRLHFEALLQGEYPAHFNHADVAAAAAAAAAAKSAGLGAAGANPLGLPYYNGVGTVQKGRPRKRKSPGPGADLAAYNAALSCNENDAEHLDRDQPYPSSQKTKRMRTSFKHHQLRTMKSYFAINHNPDAKDLKQLAQKTGLTKRVLQASL; from the exons ATGCTGTTCCACAGTCTGTCGGGCCCCGAGGTGCACGGGGTCATCGACGAGATGGACCGTAGGGCCAAGAGCGAGGCTCCCGCCATCAGCTCCGCCATCGACCGCGGCGACACCGAGACG ACCATGCCGTCCATCAGCAGTGACCGCGCAGCGCTGTGCGCTGGCTGCGGGGGCAAGATCTCGGACCGCTACTACCTGCTGGCGGTGGACAAGCAGTGGCACATGCGCTGCCTCAAGTGCTGCGAGTGCAAGCTCAACCTGGAGTCGGAGCTCACCTGTTTCAGCAAAGACGGTAGCATCTACTGCAAGGAAGACTACTACAG GCGGTTCTCTGTGCAGCGCTGCGCCCGCTGCCACCTGGGCATCTCGGCCTCGGAGATGGTGATGCGCGCTCGGGACTTGGTTTATCACCTCAACTGCTTCACGTGCACCACGTGTAACAAGATGCTGACCACGGGCGATCACTTCGGCATGAAGGACAGCCTGGTCTACTGCCGCTTGCACTTCGAGGCGCTGCTGCAGGGCGAGTACCCCGCACACTTCAACCACGCTGACGTGGCAGCGGCGGCCGCTGCAGCCGCGGCAGCCAAGAGCGCGGGGCTAGGCGCAGCAGGGGCCAACCCTCTGGGTCTTCCCTACTACAATGGTGTGGGCACTGTGCAGAAGGGGCGGCCGAGGAAGCGCAAGAGCCCGGGCCCTGGTGCAGATCTGGCGGCCTACAACGCTG CGCTAAGCTGCAACGAAAACGACGCAGAGCACCTGGACCGTGACCAGCCATACCCGAGCAGCCAGAAGACCAAGCGCATGCGCACGTCCTTCAAACACCACCAGCTTCGGACCATGAAGTCTTACTTTGCCATTAACCACAACCCCGACGCCAAGGACTTGAAGCAGCTCGCGCAAAAGACGGGCCTCACCAAGCGGGTCCTCCAG gCATCTCTCTAG
- the LHX2 gene encoding LIM/homeobox protein Lhx2 isoform X5, with translation MPSISSDRAALCAGCGGKISDRYYLLAVDKQWHMRCLKCCECKLNLESELTCFSKDGSIYCKEDYYRRFSVQRCARCHLGISASEMVMRARDLVYHLNCFTCTTCNKMLTTGDHFGMKDSLVYCRLHFEALLQGEYPAHFNHADVAAAAAAAAAAKSAGLGAAGANPLGLPYYNGVGTVQKGRPRKRKSPGPGADLAAYNAALSCNENDAEHLDRDQPYPSSQKTKRMRTSFKHHQLRTMKSYFAINHNPDAKDLKQLAQKTGLTKRVLQASL, from the exons ATGCCGTCCATCAGCAGTGACCGCGCAGCGCTGTGCGCTGGCTGCGGGGGCAAGATCTCGGACCGCTACTACCTGCTGGCGGTGGACAAGCAGTGGCACATGCGCTGCCTCAAGTGCTGCGAGTGCAAGCTCAACCTGGAGTCGGAGCTCACCTGTTTCAGCAAAGACGGTAGCATCTACTGCAAGGAAGACTACTACAG GCGGTTCTCTGTGCAGCGCTGCGCCCGCTGCCACCTGGGCATCTCGGCCTCGGAGATGGTGATGCGCGCTCGGGACTTGGTTTATCACCTCAACTGCTTCACGTGCACCACGTGTAACAAGATGCTGACCACGGGCGATCACTTCGGCATGAAGGACAGCCTGGTCTACTGCCGCTTGCACTTCGAGGCGCTGCTGCAGGGCGAGTACCCCGCACACTTCAACCACGCTGACGTGGCAGCGGCGGCCGCTGCAGCCGCGGCAGCCAAGAGCGCGGGGCTAGGCGCAGCAGGGGCCAACCCTCTGGGTCTTCCCTACTACAATGGTGTGGGCACTGTGCAGAAGGGGCGGCCGAGGAAGCGCAAGAGCCCGGGCCCTGGTGCAGATCTGGCGGCCTACAACGCTG CGCTAAGCTGCAACGAAAACGACGCAGAGCACCTGGACCGTGACCAGCCATACCCGAGCAGCCAGAAGACCAAGCGCATGCGCACGTCCTTCAAACACCACCAGCTTCGGACCATGAAGTCTTACTTTGCCATTAACCACAACCCCGACGCCAAGGACTTGAAGCAGCTCGCGCAAAAGACGGGCCTCACCAAGCGGGTCCTCCAG gCATCTCTCTAG